The stretch of DNA CAAGGAGATACCTTTCCTCGATAAAGCGGCGGCTGAGATCGACAAGTGCTCATTCGGGATATACCTGATACACATGATCGTGTACAAGCACATCTTTGTAGTTTATGAAGTTTTGACCCTTTGCACACGGCAGCACAGGTACGCTGATTCTGATGATGCTCATAGCTTTTGCAGTGTCTTATGCGATAACAAGAGTACTGAAATTTGTACCGTTAGTAAAAGAAATAATATAACACAAAACGGAGGATAGCTAAATGAACTGTCCTCCGTTTTTATTATATTTATCGGTTTATACTACTTGCCAAGTTCGTCCATCTGCTTTATCAGATCACCAAAAAGTGCGAGAGCATCGGTCACGGGTTTAGTGGTAGACATATCAACGCCCGCATTTTTCAGCAGTGTTATCGGGGTCAGCCGAGCAGCCGCCCATGAGGAAGCCTTCAATATAATCCTTAACAGCTGGTGCACCCTCTTTCAGTATACGTTGTGAAAGCGCTATCGCCGCAGAATAGCCGGTCGCGTACTGGTATACATAGAAATCATAGTAGAAGTGCGGTATCCGTGCCATTCCATCTTGATATCCTCATCGAGAACGATACCGTCACCGAAGTACAGCTTGTTCAGGTCGCCGTAGATCTCACAAAGCTATCAGCTGTAAGGGTATCGCCCGAAGCGCATATCTCACTGCATTTCAGCTCGAATTCAGCGAACATTGTCTGCCTGTAAAGAGTGGTGGCGGAACTGTTCAAGGAAGTAGTTTATGAGATATGCCTTTTCCTTCTTGTCATCCGTGTGTGCAAGGAGATACTGCATCAGCAGAGCCTCGTTGCAGGTAGAAGCAACCTCAGCCACGAATATAACATAATCGCTGTATACCACAGGCTGATTTTTGTTTGAGAGATAGGAATGTATAGCGTGGACCCATCTCGTGCCGCCAGCGTGAACATACAGTCGAGGGTGTCCTTGTGGTTTAACAGTACAAAAGGATGTACTCTTGCACCTGCGGAGTACG from Ruminococcus albus AD2013 encodes:
- a CDS encoding M3 family metallopeptidase, giving the protein MEEAKETVLKALAPMGEDYIAILKEGFENRWIDVYENENKTSGAYSAGARVHPFVLLNHKDTLDCMFTLAARDGSTLYIPISQTKISLWYTAIMLYSWLRLLLPATRLC
- a CDS encoding M3 family metallopeptidase, producing MARIPHFYYDFYVYQYATGYSAAIALSQRILKEGAPAVKDYIEGFLMGGCSADPDNTAEKCGR